From the Alloalcanivorax dieselolei B5 genome, one window contains:
- the lipA gene encoding lipoyl synthase — translation MSEAQAKRPAKQKVRIGDKLRGADKVRTIPVVNEEAPVRERKPDWIRVRVPANGEIQRIKSMLRRQKLHTVCEEASCPNLPECFGGGTATFMIMGDICTRRCSFCDVGFGRPNGLDPEEPLHLAESVADLALKYVVITSVDRDDLADGGAGHFADCIREVRATSPNTKIEILTPDFRPCLEEALDILDATPPDVFNHNIETVPHLYKKARPGARYEHSLKLLRQFGARRPDVPTKSGIMVGLGETNDQVLETLRDLRDHDVDMITIGQYLQPSRFHAPVERYVHPDDFKMFAEEGRKMGFTSIASGPMVRSSYHADLQHKGVNVGDPDDLAHPA, via the coding sequence ATGAGCGAAGCACAGGCGAAACGTCCGGCAAAACAGAAAGTCCGCATCGGCGACAAGCTGCGCGGCGCCGACAAGGTCCGCACCATTCCCGTGGTTAACGAGGAAGCGCCGGTACGCGAGCGCAAGCCGGACTGGATCCGGGTGCGAGTACCCGCCAACGGCGAGATTCAGCGCATCAAGAGCATGCTGCGCCGGCAGAAACTGCACACCGTCTGTGAAGAGGCGTCCTGCCCCAACCTGCCGGAGTGTTTTGGCGGCGGCACCGCCACCTTCATGATCATGGGCGATATCTGCACCCGCCGCTGTTCGTTCTGCGACGTGGGCTTCGGACGTCCCAATGGGCTGGACCCGGAAGAACCCCTTCACCTGGCCGAGTCCGTGGCCGATCTGGCCCTGAAATACGTGGTCATCACCTCGGTGGACCGGGATGATCTGGCCGATGGCGGCGCCGGCCACTTCGCCGACTGTATTCGCGAAGTCCGCGCCACCAGCCCGAACACCAAGATCGAGATTCTGACGCCGGATTTCCGTCCGTGCCTGGAAGAGGCGCTCGACATCCTGGATGCGACGCCGCCGGATGTGTTCAACCACAATATCGAAACCGTGCCGCACCTGTACAAGAAAGCCCGGCCAGGAGCCCGTTACGAGCATTCCCTGAAGCTGCTGCGGCAATTCGGCGCCCGCCGTCCGGATGTCCCCACCAAATCCGGCATCATGGTCGGCCTGGGAGAAACCAACGACCAGGTGCTGGAGACCCTGCGTGATCTGCGCGACCACGATGTGGACATGATCACCATCGGCCAGTACCTGCAGCCGAGCCGCTTCCACGCTCCGGTGGAACGCTACGTGCATCCGGACGACTTCAAGATGTTCGCCGAGGAAGGCCGCAAGATGGGCTTCACCTCCATCGCTTCCGGCCCCATGGTGCGCAGTTCCTACCACGCCGATCTGCAGCACAAAGGCGTTAACGTCGGCGACCCCGACGATCTGGCCCACCCGGCCTGA
- a CDS encoding MarR family winged helix-turn-helix transcriptional regulator, translated as MKDRAEWAGEQWRRERPDMDPFPMQVLGRFAELAQRIERDHLNPLFADHGLRPGEFDVLATLRRSGEPYALTPTALYEALMITSGGMTNRVDRLQKAGLVERRKHPSDRRGVLVTLTGEGLSLIDRLLPLHVDNERRVLSGLGPDDQQRLYALLGGLLEGLGKDDG; from the coding sequence ATGAAAGATCGAGCGGAATGGGCGGGGGAGCAATGGCGGCGGGAGCGGCCGGACATGGACCCGTTCCCGATGCAGGTATTGGGCCGCTTCGCGGAATTGGCCCAGCGTATCGAGCGGGATCACCTGAACCCGTTGTTCGCCGACCACGGATTGCGGCCCGGGGAGTTCGATGTGCTCGCCACGCTGCGCCGTTCCGGTGAGCCCTATGCGCTGACGCCGACGGCCTTGTACGAGGCGCTGATGATCACCTCCGGTGGCATGACCAATCGGGTGGACCGGTTGCAGAAAGCCGGATTGGTGGAGCGCCGCAAGCACCCTTCGGATCGGCGCGGGGTCTTGGTGACCCTGACCGGGGAAGGGTTATCCCTGATCGACCGGTTGCTGCCGTTGCACGTGGACAATGAGCGGCGTGTCCTCAGCGGGCTGGGGCCGGACGACCAGCAGCGCCTGTATGCGCTGCTGGGAGGGCTGTTGGAAGGCCTGGGAAAAGACGACGGTTGA
- a CDS encoding DUF493 domain-containing protein yields MAIREELWEFPHTMHLKVMGAVDAPLEDAVVDIIERVLEQEFDRPRNLSARPSSRGNFIALTARITVQDKGQVEALYRELNACPHVKITL; encoded by the coding sequence ATGGCCATCCGTGAAGAGCTTTGGGAATTCCCCCACACCATGCATTTGAAAGTGATGGGCGCCGTGGACGCGCCGCTGGAAGATGCCGTGGTGGACATCATTGAGCGTGTGCTGGAGCAAGAATTCGACCGTCCGCGCAACCTCAGCGCCCGCCCCAGCAGCCGTGGCAATTTCATTGCCCTCACCGCCCGCATCACGGTTCAAGACAAAGGGCAGGTGGAAGCCCTGTATCGGGAACTGAACGCCTGCCCCCATGTGAAAATCACCCTGTGA
- a CDS encoding MFS transporter, whose translation MTTDTPARPTNTLILLLAIVLAGLNLRPILAAVGPVLDDIQAATSLGDSGAGLLTTLPVLAMGVCALLAGALQRQLGEFRGVTLGIIIIALACGSRLIRHDGGSLIIGAALGGLGIALIQALLPAFIKRVFPTRIGMVMGLYSCGIMGGAAFAAASTSPLSGSLGWPGALAIWALPALLAAVLWWRAASAYAAPVDATRVSLPLRSPRAWLLMTFFGIGTGAYTLVLAWLPPYYVELGLSANQGGLLLGLLTLAEVVAGLAVSAWIGRFPDRRGPLLVVLSLVLAGLAGLILAPIPLALPVVIVLGLGIGALFPSSLIVTMDHAANPAEAGALMGFVQGGGYIIASTMPLVAGVLREQLSALSYAWAVMAVGVLILMAMASRLTPRPVPAAT comes from the coding sequence ATGACCACTGATACTCCCGCACGTCCCACCAACACCCTGATACTGCTGTTGGCCATCGTCCTTGCCGGCCTCAATCTGCGGCCGATTCTCGCCGCCGTGGGCCCGGTGCTGGACGATATCCAGGCCGCCACCAGTCTCGGCGACAGCGGCGCCGGTCTGCTTACCACTCTGCCGGTCCTGGCGATGGGCGTCTGCGCCCTGCTGGCCGGCGCCCTGCAACGGCAACTGGGGGAATTCAGGGGAGTCACCCTCGGCATTATAATCATCGCCCTGGCCTGCGGGTCGCGCCTGATCCGGCACGACGGCGGCAGCCTGATTATCGGCGCCGCCCTGGGCGGCCTGGGCATCGCCCTGATCCAGGCCCTGCTTCCCGCTTTCATCAAGCGCGTTTTTCCCACCCGTATCGGCATGGTCATGGGGTTGTACAGCTGCGGCATCATGGGCGGCGCAGCGTTCGCCGCCGCCAGCACCTCCCCCCTCAGCGGCAGCCTCGGCTGGCCTGGCGCCCTGGCCATCTGGGCCCTGCCGGCATTACTCGCCGCCGTGCTGTGGTGGCGTGCCGCTTCCGCCTACGCGGCGCCCGTGGATGCCACCAGAGTATCCCTGCCGCTCCGTTCCCCCCGCGCCTGGCTGCTAATGACGTTCTTCGGCATTGGCACCGGCGCCTATACCCTGGTACTGGCCTGGCTGCCGCCCTATTACGTGGAACTGGGACTGAGCGCCAATCAGGGCGGCCTGCTGCTGGGGCTGCTGACCCTGGCGGAAGTCGTTGCCGGACTGGCGGTCTCCGCCTGGATCGGCCGCTTCCCGGACCGGCGCGGTCCGCTGCTGGTGGTGCTGTCTCTGGTACTCGCCGGCCTGGCCGGCCTGATACTGGCGCCGATACCGTTGGCACTGCCGGTGGTCATCGTGCTCGGCCTGGGTATCGGCGCCTTGTTCCCGTCATCGCTGATCGTGACCATGGACCACGCCGCCAATCCGGCCGAGGCCGGGGCCCTGATGGGGTTCGTGCAGGGCGGCGGTTACATCATTGCCAGCACCATGCCACTGGTCGCCGGAGTACTGCGCGAACAGCTAAGCGCTCTCTCCTATGCCTGGGCGGTCATGGCCGTGGGCGTGCTGATCCTGATGGCCATGGCCTCCCGGCTCACACCAAGACCGGTGCCCGCCGCCACCTGA
- a CDS encoding D-amino acid aminotransferase, with product MSTVYLNGAFMAMEQARISPMDRGFLFADGVYEVIPAFNGVLFRFEEHLRRLERSLSALYLINPHDRAGWRRRCQELIQRNGGGNLSLYLQITRGAADKRDHAFPDPPVPPTVFMSTAPLTVPAADSPDQITGAAAITLDDIRWARCDIKSISLLPNILLRQQAIASGAREAILIHDGFVTEGAASNVFIVKDGEIATPPASHAILGGITRDLIIELCREQDLPLREREISEAELGDADEVWISSSTRDVVPVVSLDGRPVGDGRPGETWKILARHYIAFKRRLCGV from the coding sequence ATGAGCACGGTCTACCTCAACGGCGCCTTCATGGCCATGGAGCAGGCCCGCATCTCGCCAATGGATCGCGGTTTCCTGTTCGCCGATGGGGTATACGAGGTGATCCCCGCCTTCAATGGGGTGCTGTTCCGCTTCGAGGAACACCTGCGCCGGCTGGAACGCTCCCTGTCGGCGTTGTATCTGATCAACCCGCATGACCGCGCCGGTTGGCGCCGCCGCTGCCAGGAGCTGATCCAGCGCAATGGCGGCGGCAATCTGTCGCTGTACCTGCAAATTACCCGTGGCGCCGCCGACAAGCGTGATCACGCCTTTCCCGATCCGCCGGTGCCACCCACGGTGTTCATGAGCACCGCGCCGCTGACGGTACCGGCAGCGGACAGTCCGGATCAGATCACCGGCGCCGCGGCTATCACCCTGGACGATATCCGCTGGGCCCGTTGTGACATCAAGTCCATATCGTTGCTGCCCAATATTCTGCTGCGGCAGCAGGCGATCGCCTCCGGTGCCCGCGAGGCGATCCTGATCCATGACGGCTTCGTCACCGAAGGCGCCGCCAGCAACGTGTTTATCGTCAAGGACGGCGAAATCGCCACCCCGCCGGCCAGCCATGCCATTCTCGGCGGTATCACCCGTGATCTGATCATCGAACTGTGCCGGGAACAGGACCTGCCCCTGCGTGAACGGGAAATCAGCGAGGCCGAACTGGGCGACGCCGACGAAGTGTGGATCTCCAGTTCCACCCGCGACGTGGTGCCGGTGGTCTCTCTGGATGGCCGCCCGGTGGGCGATGGCCGCCCCGGCGAGACTTGGAAAATCCTCGCCCGCCACTATATAGCGTTCAAGCGCCGCCTTTGCGGCGTGTAA
- the lipB gene encoding lipoyl(octanoyl) transferase LipB translates to MNLLVRYLPQADYDTCWRAMRDFTEQRDDSTPDELWVLEHPPVYTLGQAGKPEHVLNPGDIPVVRSDRGGQVTYHGPGQTVVYLMLDVRRLGMGSRGLVNAIEQAVVDYLAAQGIDAVNRADAPGVYVNGAKIASLGLRIRRKGSYHGLALNRDADATPWQRINPCGYAGQPMTSLAAEGLTLTRQQVEEDLVTILAQRLGLELRTAPPPDWYTLPQR, encoded by the coding sequence ATGAACCTGCTCGTCCGCTATCTGCCACAGGCGGATTACGACACCTGCTGGCGGGCCATGCGGGATTTCACCGAACAACGGGATGACAGCACGCCCGACGAACTGTGGGTGCTGGAACACCCGCCGGTGTACACCTTGGGCCAGGCCGGCAAGCCCGAACACGTGCTCAACCCCGGCGATATCCCGGTGGTGCGCAGCGATCGCGGCGGCCAGGTCACCTACCACGGTCCCGGCCAGACCGTGGTCTATCTGATGCTGGACGTGCGGCGTCTGGGGATGGGCAGCCGCGGACTGGTCAACGCCATCGAACAGGCCGTGGTGGACTACCTGGCGGCGCAGGGCATTGATGCCGTCAACCGCGCGGACGCCCCCGGCGTCTATGTGAACGGCGCCAAGATCGCCTCGCTGGGCCTGCGCATTCGCCGCAAGGGCAGTTATCATGGCCTGGCCCTGAATCGGGACGCCGACGCCACGCCCTGGCAGCGCATCAACCCGTGCGGCTACGCCGGCCAGCCGATGACCAGTCTGGCCGCCGAAGGCCTGACACTGACCCGGCAACAGGTGGAGGAGGATCTGGTTACGATTCTCGCCCAGCGCCTGGGGCTTGAGCTCCGGACAGCACCGCCCCCGGACTGGTACACTTTACCCCAGCGGTAA
- a CDS encoding D-alanyl-D-alanine carboxypeptidase family protein encodes MTQRIALRDIFFLFAAACLALLPLTGQAQSTVPRAPSVEARSYILMDARSGHIIVQHNADQTMPPASLTKMMTAYIAEREIQSGNISLQDQAPVSVKAWRMGGSRTFLKEGTQVAIDDLLRGIIIQSGNDASVAMAEYIAGSEDAFADLMNQQARALNMNDTHFMNATGWPAENHHSTAHDMARLARAIINDYPEHYDIYAEKEFTYNGITQTNRNLLLWRDSTVDGLKTGHTDEAGYCLVASAKRDEMRLISVVMGTASEQARAQETQKLLTYGFRFFESYKAYSANDVLANPDVWLGAANTVRLGPQKDVQLTVPRDSADRLQADMTINPQLRAPIEKGQQYGTVTIRLDDQVISETPLVALESVEEGGFFSRLWDHIMLFFKGLF; translated from the coding sequence ATGACTCAGAGAATTGCCCTTCGCGATATCTTCTTTTTATTCGCCGCCGCCTGTCTTGCGCTGCTGCCGCTGACCGGGCAGGCTCAAAGCACCGTGCCACGCGCGCCTTCGGTGGAAGCCCGCAGCTATATTTTGATGGACGCCCGCAGCGGCCACATCATCGTCCAGCACAACGCCGATCAGACCATGCCCCCGGCCAGTCTGACCAAGATGATGACCGCCTATATCGCCGAGCGGGAGATTCAGTCCGGCAATATTTCGCTTCAGGACCAGGCACCGGTCAGCGTCAAGGCCTGGCGCATGGGCGGTTCGCGCACTTTTCTCAAGGAAGGCACCCAGGTCGCCATCGACGACCTGCTGCGCGGGATCATTATCCAGTCCGGGAACGACGCCAGTGTCGCCATGGCCGAGTATATCGCCGGCTCCGAGGACGCCTTCGCCGACCTGATGAACCAACAGGCGCGGGCTCTGAACATGAACGATACCCACTTCATGAACGCCACTGGCTGGCCGGCGGAAAATCACCACAGTACCGCCCATGACATGGCACGGCTGGCCCGGGCCATCATCAACGACTACCCGGAACACTACGATATCTACGCCGAGAAGGAATTCACCTACAACGGCATCACCCAGACCAACCGCAACCTGCTGTTGTGGCGGGACTCCACCGTCGATGGCCTGAAAACCGGCCACACCGACGAAGCCGGTTATTGCCTGGTGGCCTCCGCCAAGCGCGACGAGATGCGCCTGATCAGCGTGGTCATGGGCACCGCCTCCGAACAGGCCCGCGCTCAGGAAACGCAAAAGCTGCTGACCTACGGGTTCCGTTTCTTCGAATCCTACAAGGCCTACAGCGCCAACGACGTGCTGGCCAACCCGGATGTCTGGCTGGGCGCCGCCAACACCGTGCGCCTGGGTCCGCAAAAAGACGTGCAACTGACCGTGCCACGGGACAGCGCCGACCGTCTGCAGGCGGATATGACGATCAACCCGCAACTGCGTGCTCCGATCGAGAAAGGCCAGCAATACGGCACGGTCACCATCCGGCTGGACGACCAGGTGATCAGCGAAACACCGCTGGTGGCACTGGAAAGCGTGGAAGAAGGCGGCTTTTTCTCCCGCCTGTGGGACCACATCATGCTGTTCTTCAAAGGCCTGTTCTGA
- a CDS encoding DUF6164 family protein has product MTTLLLNLRRVPDDEADEVRALLERHDIPFYETRPSLWGVSAGGIWLTRPEDRQRAQALMAEYQRDRGQRQRAAYEEARRLGTAPTLWRRLREQPVQALAMLLAVIALLLVTLLPFLTL; this is encoded by the coding sequence ATGACCACCTTGCTTTTGAATCTGCGCCGGGTACCGGACGACGAGGCGGACGAAGTCCGTGCGTTGCTGGAGCGGCATGACATTCCTTTCTATGAAACCAGGCCCAGCCTTTGGGGCGTCTCCGCTGGTGGAATCTGGCTGACCCGCCCCGAGGATCGGCAGCGGGCACAGGCGCTGATGGCGGAGTACCAGCGGGACCGGGGCCAGCGGCAACGGGCCGCCTATGAGGAAGCCCGCCGTCTGGGTACCGCACCGACCCTGTGGCGCCGATTGCGGGAACAGCCGGTACAGGCGCTGGCCATGCTGTTGGCGGTGATTGCGTTGCTGTTGGTCACGCTGCTGCCGTTTTTGACCCTTTGA